The sequence CTCTCTTGTCGTCTCTTTTCATTAAAAGCCCAAAAGGGTAAATATTACATGGATCAAGTCCGACAATTCTGAGTACAGCAGGCCCATTCCCACATATACTTATTAAACCGGTTGGTACTTGGTACTGAGTGACTGGTTCTTCAAATCGCACATAATTAGTTTTGGTTTAACCATTGTAAATAGAATCCTCTTAATTACATAAAAGGTTCTTCTCAACCAAAATCAAAATGGTATAACCAATCAGAGTgcaaattttatgaaattactTTTGTTGTGACTTGTGAAAAATCTAGACAAATatcaaagaaaattcaaaactaaTACTACAACTAGTCGATTTTTTAACACTTCAATtatgttattataaattatacaataatatttgttcaaaaaaaactatacaataatctaaaaataattatacagTCAGATACTTTTACTTATCTTATGATTGATTATGAAGAATATTTCAACCAATTGAACTTTTGTAAAACTTAATTAGTTCATTAATTTTCTCAATAACTCTTTATTCAGGTCATTAATTATAACATTACAAAACTGATTTGAAGACGGCTGTCGGTCCAACTTGAGAACCGCAATTAGGAGCAAACTGGTCAATGATTTTGCCAACCGGTTCAAAGCTGTATGTCTGAAAAACAGAAAAAGctgtcaagaagaagaaaaaacaaacttaaattagtttttaaaaaattcgcAGCTAATCAGCTCTTTGTCTTGACTGATCTAATCCCTAATTCGACAAAACACAAAAGGGTTTGAGATTGAAGAGACAAAGGTCCCGTGACCTTGTCGTGGCTTAAACATCACGTGTCCGTCATGCCCCTTTTTCAACGGAAAAAGCCACCGCCGACGGAGAAACCACCGCCACCGTCTGAGGAGCTCCCGGATGACGACGACACCCAGAACAAATCGAAAAACCACAAGAAACCGAGCGGAGGGAAGGCGAAGTGGTCGTGCGTGGATTCGTGCTGCTGGTTCATCGGGTGCGTGTGCCTCACGTGGTGgttcctcctcttcctctacaACGCCATGCCCGCGAGCTTTCCTCAGTACGTTACCGAGGCGATCACGGGCCCTTTGCCCGACCCTCCCGGCGTGAAGCTGAAGAAAGAAGGTCTCAAGGCGAAGCATCCCGTTGTGTTCATCCCCGGGATTGTTACCGGTGGACTTGAGCTTTGGGAAGGGAAACAGTGTGCTGATGGTTTGTTCAGGAAGCGCCTTTGGGGTGGAACCTTCGGTGAAGTCTACAAAAGGTCAGCAAAAAGATATCTTCTTTAGATTACTACTACTTCTGTTGTATGTGTGTTTGTGTAAGGGAAGCAATAGCTTTTCAATTAAACACGTTTGATTTAAAAATGTCAGCTTCCTTGGAGTTTTTAAGTCAATGTTAACGCCGAATGTGTTACTGCACATGTCTTTAGATTACGTTCTTAACAAGTTGCTTCCTTTATTGTCATTGAATTTACCTTTGCTTGCACGGACTTTATACTGAAGTAATTGCTACCTAAAGTTGtgaaaaatgtgtgttttaaaCTGTGATAGGTTGCTTTATTCTTCAACTATGCAACCAAAAGTTAGTTTCTTTTGTCTTTTGGATCAAAGTGCTTTTCTCAAATGCTTTCTGAGAACTGAAAAAGAGATTTTTAAAAGTTTCCACATTAGTTATGTCTTTAATCTCATCTGTCCTCGTTCTGTTAGCTAGCTATGAACTCCTCTTTTGTATGTTATGATCTGCATCTTTCTTTTTTCGGCTCActgatcttctttttttttgctctgtTAGAGATGGGACAGTGTTACCGTTGAGACTAATAATGTTATTGTTTATAGTATCTTTAGATGATTGATTATTTTCTTTGATTCAGGCCTCTATGTTGGGTGGAACACATGTCACTTGACAACGAAACTGGTTTAGATCCTGCTGGTATTAGGATTAGAGCTGTGTCAGGACTCGTGGCTGCTGATTACTTCGCTCCTGGCTACTTTGTCTGGGCAGTGCTGATTGCTAACCTTGCACATATTGGATACGAGGAGAAGAACATGTACATGGCTGCATATGACTGGAGGCTTTCGTTTCAGAACACAGAGGTTCTTCTCTCATTAAACAAACTCTCTTATTCTTTCTTTTATCTCTTAGGTTCTAACTGTCTTTCATATGTTTGAATCATTAGGTGCGTGACCAGACGCTTAGCCGTATGAAAAGTAATATAGAGTTGATGGTTTCCACCAACGGTGGGAAGAAAGCAGTTATAGTTCCCCATTCCATGGGGGTATTGTACTTTCTACATTTTATGAAATGGGTTGAGGCACCAGCTCCTTTGGGTGGCGGTGGTGGGCCTGATTGGTGTGCAAAGCATATCAAAGCGGTGATGAACATTGGTGGACCGTTTCTTGGTGTTCCAAAGGCTGTTGCAGGGCTTTTCTCTGCTGAAGCAAAGGATGTTGCAGTTGCCAGGTATTGAATTAGCTCTGATTGTGCTTTTAGCCTTGAACGCATGCTACTTGATATCAGTTTCAATAGTAGTGTTGTATTGTCTCTGCTACAATTAGTTTGGTTGGTTAGTTTTGCTGCTTTATGAAACTGGAACTCTCTTGAGATTTAAACAATTGATGAATTTGATAATGATGGACGAAACTGGAACTCCCTTGCAGAGCGATTGCACCAGGGTTCTTAGACACTGATATATTCAGACTCCAGACCCTGCAACACGTGATGAGAATGACACGCACATGGGACTCAACAATGTCTATGATACCTAAGGGAGGTGACACGATATGGGGCGGTCTTGATTGGGCGCCGGAGAAAGGGCACATATGTTCCGGTAAAAAGAAAAGTAGCAACAAGACTCGCGGAGAAGCTGGTGAAAACTCAGTTTCCAAGACAAAGCCTGTTAACTACGGAAGAATCATATCGTTTGGGAAAGATGTGGCTGAGGCTCCCCCATCTGAGattgaaaatattgattttcgAGTAAGGACATATAAACTCTTAATACTTTTTTGTGATTAGGTGATTAATAGATAGGTTTTATTTGGTGATAGGGTGCGGTGAAAGGTCAGAGTATCCCAAACAACACATGTCGTGACGTGTGGACAGAGTATCATGATATGGGAATTGGAGGGATCAAAGCTATTGCTGAGTATAAGGTCTACACTGCTGACGCGGTTATAGATTTATTACATTATGTTGCTCCTAAGATGATGGCGCGTGGCGCCGCTCATTTCTCCTATGGGATTGCTGATGATTTAGATGACCCTAAGTATGAGCATCACAGACACTGGTCTAATCCACTGGAAACAAAGTAAGTGATTTGTTTTGGTACCAACTCTATGCTTTGTCCTGATGCATTCATTATTAGTCTTGTTGAATATGCTTCTCAACTCAaagctaagagcatctccaatgttaCTCTATTTCTCACTTAAAAATAGAGTTTAAAGTAAAAATGCGTACTCTATTTTTCGCTCTATAATAGTGTtttactctataaatagagtagttaattattttttgtccaCCAGTCACCACACTATTTttcactataaaaaaaatatcatcgGAATATAACTCAACTTCAttatagaattactctattttgaagaaaaaaattgagTGAACCACTGGAGGTGGTCTAACAGAACTGTTTGAGTCTTTTTCGAAAAGGCTTGCTTAGTTATGTTTAGGTTTTAAAGTTGATACATGTGATGCTTGCTTATAAAACCAGCTCTAGGATGGCTTTGACATGACAAATAAATCAACtaattcaaaatctatgtaGCTGAAAACCCGTAGACCAGCTTCTAGTTTTAGAGTTTATCTCAGATCATTTTCTTATCCTTAGAAACCCCTGTTTGGTTTGTTCTGTTGTTTCAGGTTACCCAATGCCCCTGAAATGGAGATCTACTCGCTGTACGGAGTTGGGATACCAACAGAACGATCATACATCTACAAGCTTAACCAGTCTCCAGACAGCTGCATCCCCTTTCATATCTTCACTTCTGCTCACGAGGAGGACGAAGAAAGCTGTTTGAAAGCGGGAGTTTACAACGTGGATGGAGACGAAACAGTGCCGGTTCTAAGCGCAGGGTTCATGTGTGCTAAAGCGTGGCGCGGCAAGACGAGATTCAACCCTTCTGGAATCAAGACTTACATTAGAGAGTACAACCACTCTCCACCGGCTAACCTTCTAGAAGGGCGGGGGACGCAGAGTGGGGCTCATGTTGACATCATGGGAAACTTTGCGTTGATCGAGGATATCATGAGAGTTGCCACGGGAGGTAACGGGTCCGATCTAGGACATGATCAGGTCCACTCTGGTATATTCGAATGGTCTGAGCGTATTGACTTGAAGCTGTGAAATATTTTGATCTCTTTGAGCTGTCAGCTGTTTACTTGCAAGAGAAATCATCATGGTCCTGGTCATGGTCATCATCATGATCACGATGCTCAAGTCACAAAGAAGCCTGAGGTTGATATTTGTGGTGGTCCAATATTCtcacatactttttttttcttgatataCTCTTATTGATGTAAATTATACGATCGTGTTTATGTTTTGTCCTTGGAACGATAATGCAAGACTTGCTGCGCCATGTTGTTTGTCTTGTCGAAAACATCACTTTAGGCATGGGGTTCGGTTTTAGGTTTTGGTTTTTTGGTTATGAAGATATAAAAATTGTTaggttatttatgaatttttatttgtttatttcagTTATTGATTGAGTTCGAATGGTAATATTAGGAACAGACTAATAAccgataatttttttaatctaatttggttttggtttcttgataattataaatgttctaaataaaatatcaaataatttggataaaaatttaaatagctCGGTTCTTCGAATAGTTTTAACTATTtcgaataaaaattatttaggtAATTTTTTCTGGTAGTTCAGTTtatgaatagtattttaaaaatatttgataatcttaaaattaaatattattaatattttagatatataaactgcattttagatatttaaaaactaattcGATGTTTTATTCGGCTTTGATTCGATTTTCATTCTAGTAATATAGGAACTGTTCGGACATCTGTGAACATTAGTTTATATTCGGATTCAAATTTGGTTCtgattcggtttcggttatttgTTAATATGACCAAAGCCTACATCACTTACTGAAAAATACACAAAGATAAGTGGAAGAGTCAGACGTGGCTTAACCTGTTCCATCTACTCCACACCAAATCGTTGTCTTAACGAAAAGCGGCTTCCTAATCCTCCTCCTAAAGGAATAAAAGGAGCAAAcagcttcttctcctcctcctcctcctctccaaCCAAATAAAATCCATTTACTCTCAATGGAGCTGAGCTTGACCACCTCTTCCGCTTCTCCAGCGGTTTTGAGGAGGCAAGCTTCTCCTCTGCTCCACAAGCAACAACAAGTGCTCGGCTTAACCTTCGCTTCCGCCCTTAAACCAGGAGGAGCTCTCCGGTTTACTCCCCGGCGCCGTCCGCTTCACCGTCCCATCACTTGCTCTGTCTCTCCATCAACCGCTGAACCATCCTCCGGTAGTTTTAGTGTTTTCGCGCTTAAAGTTTGTCACTTTGAATTGAAAAAGATAAGATAATGATTGATTGTGAGATTGTTAAACTTAAAGGACAAAGCTTTCTTATGTCTCTAGTATGATCAGTAGAGTTTCAAGCAGTTAAATTCTATCTTTTGATTGGTGAtagaggtgaagaagaagaagacgttgGTGAGGAGGGATGACGTGAGGAACATAGCAATTGTAGCTCATGTTGATCATGGCAAAACTACTTTGGTTGATTCTATGCTTAGGCAAGCTAAGGTATTCAGAGACAACCAAGTGATGCAAGAGAGGATCATGGACTCTAACGACCTTGAGCGTGAAAGAGGAATCACTATCCTTAGCAAAAACACGTCCATCACTTACAAAAACACAAAAGTGAATATCATTGATACTCCTGGCCACTCTGACTTTGGTGGTGAAGTGGAGCGTGTCTTGAACATGGTTGACGGTGTGCTTCTtgtggtaattttttttatgcttTATCTCATTACTATACAGTTAACTTTCAGCTCTGTGTATCTCATTTTTCTTCTCCTTGTTTCTTAGGTGGATTCTGTTGAGGGACCAATGCCACAGACAAGGTTTGTTTTGAAGAAGGCTCTTGAGTTTGGACATGCAGTTGTGGTGGTCGTGAACAAGATTGACAGGCCTTCTGCTCGTCCTGAGTTTGTTGTCAATTCCACTTTTGAGCTCTTTATTGAACTCAATGCTACTGATGAACAGGTATTGTTAATTTTGGTCTTGTCTCTTAAATTACATGACACTAACGTTAGTGTTTGTTTGGTGCGTGTGTGTGGTGTGTAGTGTGATTTTCAAGCGATATATGCCAGTGGGATCAAAGGAAAGGCGGGGCTTACTCCGGATGACCTTTCAGAAGACCTGGGACCACTGTTCGAGGCTATCATTAGATGTGTGCCTGGGCCCAATATTGAAAAAGATGGTGCACTTCAGATGCTTGTGAGTTATTGTGACTTTTATGTGTTTGTTTCCAGCAGTGCCAATGCATTTTTACCCTTTCATCTCATTGGCTAAACTGAACACATCAAATACTTGTCTCTTACCAACTAAAATCATTCACTTGCTCTAAACCAAGCTTCAAATCCAAATGGAAAACTAGTTGAGCTGAGTAGATGAATTGTATgaaacttgtttttttctttccaggCCACAAATATTGAATATGATGAGCACAAAGGACGTATTGCTATTGGGAGGCTACACGCAGGGGCACTGCGCAAAGGAATGGATGTCAGGGTAAGAATTTAATAAATCTTCTTCAGCTGATTCTTTGTTATTGGACAGAAATGATGTGGGGCTCATTACAATGAACTATCACCTTAAGCTAGTCATTTTTCTCAAGTCTTTCCACCTTGTAAAACAGATGGTTTATTGTAACTTTACAGGTGTGCACTTCTGAAGATTCCTGTAGATTTGCAAGAGTGAGTGAGCTCTTTGTCTATGAGAAATTCTACAGAGTACCTGCTGATACAGTGGAAGCTGGAGATATTTGCGCTGTATGTGGCATAGATGACATTCAGGTACACGTATATTCATGTTTAATTAGATGCCAAATGTGAGACACTGTTGTAATGCTGCTGGATAATTATATGCTGCACTTATATTTGCAGATTGGTGAGACTATTGCTGATAAAGTACATGGGAAGCCTCTACCTACAATCAAAGTAGAAGAGCCAACTGTGAAAATGTCCTTCTCTGTAAACACCTCTCCTTTCTCTGGTCGTGAGGTATGTGTAATCATATGGCTGTTATTAGTCTATCTTTCTCATTTTCCATGAATGCATGCATAAAGAGTTTAAGAAGGAGGTTGGATCAGTGCCACTGCCATGTGCCACATTTGAATTATATATTCCTTTTTCTGTAGGGGAAGTATGTAACGAGCAGGAACTTACGAGACCGTCTAAACCGTGAACTTGAAAGAAATCTAGCTATGAAAGTGGAAGATGGTGAGACAGCAGACACATTCATTATCAGCGGGCGAGGCACATTACACATTACCATCCTGATAGAAAACATGTAAGTACATTCACTAACCACCACTCCTTTCATATGTGATATTGAAAAGTAGCTGAAACATATAATAATGTTGCAGGAGAAGAGAGGGATATGAATTCATGGTAGGACCACCGAAAGTTATCAACAAAAGGGTCAACGATAAATTGCTGGAGCCGTTTGAGGTAGCAACTGTCGAAGTACCAGAGAACCACATGGGTCCTGTCGTTGAACTACTTGGGAGAAGACGTGGACAGATGTTTGATATGCAAGGTGTTGGGTATGTATTGTTGTTTCTCTCCATCCCTTTTATGAGAGAGAGGTGTGAATCCTGTGAGACATGACAGGTCGGAAGGAACAGTTTTTCTGCGGTACAAGATCCCAACACGTGGACTACTCGGACTGAGGAATGCAATCTTAACAGCTTCTCGTGGGACAGCCATCCTCAACACCGTGTTTGACAGTTATGGACCTTGGGCTGGAGATATCAGCACCCGTGATCTTGGTTCGCTGGTGAGTTATGGAGTTTGAGATAGTTTTTAGGAATGAGAACTTATGTGTGACACATGTGGCATTTTGTCTTTTCAGGTTGCGTTTGAAGATGGGACATCAACGTCGTATGCGCTGGCGAGTTCGCAAGAGAGAGGGCAAATGTTTGTAGGTGCAGGTGTGGATGTATACAAAGGTCAGATAGTTGGGATCCATCAGAGACCTGGTGACTTGGGGCTTAACATCTGCAAGAAGAAAGCAGCCACAAACATACGatccaacaattttttttttggatattaacCGGTTTCCAGAATTGTAACTGAACATAGACGCCGCCTAGGCGGAAAATCCACCATAGCcgatataattttc comes from Brassica rapa cultivar Chiifu-401-42 chromosome A02, CAAS_Brap_v3.01, whole genome shotgun sequence and encodes:
- the LOC103850885 gene encoding phospholipid:diacylglycerol acyltransferase 1, whose product is MPLFQRKKPPPTEKPPPPSEELPDDDDTQNKSKNHKKPSGGKAKWSCVDSCCWFIGCVCLTWWFLLFLYNAMPASFPQYVTEAITGPLPDPPGVKLKKEGLKAKHPVVFIPGIVTGGLELWEGKQCADGLFRKRLWGGTFGEVYKRPLCWVEHMSLDNETGLDPAGIRIRAVSGLVAADYFAPGYFVWAVLIANLAHIGYEEKNMYMAAYDWRLSFQNTEVRDQTLSRMKSNIELMVSTNGGKKAVIVPHSMGVLYFLHFMKWVEAPAPLGGGGGPDWCAKHIKAVMNIGGPFLGVPKAVAGLFSAEAKDVAVARAIAPGFLDTDIFRLQTLQHVMRMTRTWDSTMSMIPKGGDTIWGGLDWAPEKGHICSGKKKSSNKTRGEAGENSVSKTKPVNYGRIISFGKDVAEAPPSEIENIDFRGAVKGQSIPNNTCRDVWTEYHDMGIGGIKAIAEYKVYTADAVIDLLHYVAPKMMARGAAHFSYGIADDLDDPKYEHHRHWSNPLETKLPNAPEMEIYSLYGVGIPTERSYIYKLNQSPDSCIPFHIFTSAHEEDEESCLKAGVYNVDGDETVPVLSAGFMCAKAWRGKTRFNPSGIKTYIREYNHSPPANLLEGRGTQSGAHVDIMGNFALIEDIMRVATGGNGSDLGHDQVHSGIFEWSERIDLKL
- the LOC103850889 gene encoding putative elongation factor TypA-like SVR3, chloroplastic isoform X2, translated to MELSLTTSSASPAVLRRQASPLLHKQQQVLGLTFASALKPGGALRFTPRRRPLHRPITCSVSPSTAEPSSEVKKKKTLVRRDDVRNIAIVAHVDHGKTTLVDSMLRQAKVFRDNQVMQERIMDSNDLERERGITILSKNTSITYKNTKVNIIDTPGHSDFGGEVERVLNMVDGVLLVVDSVEGPMPQTRFVLKKALEFGHAVVVVVNKIDRPSARPEFVVNSTFELFIELNATDEQCDFQAIYASGIKGKAGLTPDDLSEDLGPLFEAIIRCVPGPNIEKDGALQMLATNIEYDEHKGRIAIGRLHAGALRKGMDVRVCTSEDSCRFARVSELFVYEKFYRVPADTVEAGDICAVCGIDDIQIGETIADKVHGKPLPTIKVEEPTVKMSFSVNTSPFSGREGKYVTSRNLRDRLNRELERNLAMKVEDGETADTFIISGRGTLHITILIENMRREGYEFMVGPPKVINKRVNDKLLEPFEVATVEVPENHMGPVVELLGRRRGQMFDMQGVGSEGTVFLRYKIPTRGLLGLRNAILTASRGTAILNTVFDSYGPWAGDISTRDLGSLVAFEDGTSTSYALASSQERGQMFVGAGVDVYKGQIVGIHQRPGDLGLNICKKKAATNIRSNKDVTVVLDTPLTYSLDDCIEYIEEDELVEVTPLSIRMCKNPKMAKKGR
- the LOC103850889 gene encoding putative elongation factor TypA-like SVR3, chloroplastic isoform X1; translated protein: MELSLTTSSASPAVLRRQASPLLHKQQQVLGLTFASALKPGGALRFTPRRRPLHRPITCSVSPSTAEPSSEVKKKKTLVRRDDVRNIAIVAHVDHGKTTLVDSMLRQAKVFRDNQVMQERIMDSNDLERERGITILSKNTSITYKNTKVNIIDTPGHSDFGGEVERVLNMVDGVLLVVDSVEGPMPQTRFVLKKALEFGHAVVVVVNKIDRPSARPEFVVNSTFELFIELNATDEQCDFQAIYASGIKGKAGLTPDDLSEDLGPLFEAIIRCVPGPNIEKDGALQMLATNIEYDEHKGRIAIGRLHAGALRKGMDVRVCTSEDSCRFARVSELFVYEKFYRVPADTVEAGDICAVCGIDDIQIGETIADKVHGKPLPTIKVEEPTVKMSFSVNTSPFSGREGKYVTSRNLRDRLNRELERNLAMKVEDGETADTFIISGRGTLHITILIENMRREGYEFMVGPPKVINKRVNDKLLEPFEVATVEVPENHMGPVVELLGRRRGQMFDMQGVGSEGTVFLRYKIPTRGLLGLRNAILTASRGTAILNTVFDSYGPWAGDISTRDLGSLVAFEDGTSTSYALASSQERGQMFVGAGVDVYKGQIVGIHQRPGDLGLNICKKKAATNIRSNNFFFGY